A stretch of Paenibacillus sp. URB8-2 DNA encodes these proteins:
- a CDS encoding Gfo/Idh/MocA family protein, with amino-acid sequence MSPIKFNYEYDRKIKAGFIGCGAHAFRNVYPTFDYAPVDLVAVCDLNAERAEIYRKRFGAENIYTDYKEMIKQEKLDAVFVVLNFDKEGRPMYPRIVPDLLEAGLPVWMEKPAAYTADEVERMLEVEERSGQFVLVANKRYFYPTFEKAKQIIGLEGFGEPVSINGRYPLTLSPYQEDIATRTGLHWFQDICHPMSGIHYLMGEVKEMCFIEHQPSGNVQALLQFKSGGIGNLQLASTQAPTSPLERFEVIGSNQNVVIDNGMRLIYYKGSKGSGEYGKAPIYIGDDPADGPVLWEPEFSLGQVYNKNLFLQGMVQSVSYFANAVLEGKKIERSTLRDSLHLTKIFDAFKQRSGKWITIG; translated from the coding sequence ATGAGTCCAATTAAATTCAACTATGAATATGACCGCAAAATCAAGGCCGGCTTTATCGGGTGCGGCGCCCATGCCTTTCGCAACGTGTATCCTACATTTGACTATGCCCCGGTTGATCTGGTGGCGGTCTGCGACTTGAATGCGGAGCGTGCTGAAATCTATCGCAAGCGTTTCGGGGCGGAGAACATATACACGGATTACAAGGAAATGATCAAGCAGGAGAAATTGGATGCCGTCTTCGTCGTGCTTAATTTCGATAAAGAGGGACGTCCGATGTATCCCCGGATTGTTCCGGATTTGTTAGAGGCGGGATTGCCAGTCTGGATGGAAAAGCCTGCGGCTTATACCGCTGATGAAGTGGAACGGATGCTGGAAGTAGAGGAGCGGTCCGGACAATTCGTACTGGTAGCCAACAAGCGCTACTTCTATCCGACGTTTGAAAAGGCGAAGCAAATCATTGGTCTGGAGGGGTTTGGCGAACCGGTTTCAATCAACGGCCGCTATCCGCTCACGCTCAGTCCCTACCAAGAGGATATAGCGACCCGAACGGGCTTGCATTGGTTCCAGGATATCTGCCATCCGATGTCGGGCATTCACTACCTCATGGGCGAAGTCAAAGAGATGTGCTTTATTGAGCATCAGCCCAGCGGAAACGTACAGGCCTTATTGCAATTTAAATCAGGCGGAATCGGCAATCTTCAGCTGGCCTCGACGCAAGCGCCAACCAGTCCGCTGGAGCGCTTCGAAGTGATCGGCAGCAATCAGAATGTGGTGATAGATAACGGCATGCGCCTGATTTATTATAAGGGGTCGAAAGGAAGCGGCGAATACGGCAAGGCGCCTATATATATCGGCGATGATCCGGCAGACGGTCCTGTACTATGGGAACCCGAGTTTTCACTCGGCCAAGTGTATAACAAAAATCTCTTCCTGCAGGGAATGGTCCAAAGCGTCAGTTATTTTGCCAATGCCGTGTTGGAAGGCAAAAAAATAGAACGCTCCACGCTGAGAGATTCGCTTCATCTTACCAAGATTTTCGACGCTTTCAAGCAGCGTTCCGGCAAATGGATCACTATCGGCTAA
- a CDS encoding cupin domain-containing protein, translating to MATITDLNKEQYPFPQTWGGIQWLYGQEIDPEAEMTFGMVYINAGESNPRHIHPNCEEVIFVLSGECDHTLGDEVFHLKPGMLLRIPQGVPHNATVTSWEPCRMIIAYSAGDRQTIGE from the coding sequence ATGGCAACGATAACCGATTTGAACAAAGAACAGTATCCTTTTCCGCAGACTTGGGGAGGCATCCAGTGGCTGTACGGACAAGAGATCGACCCCGAGGCGGAAATGACCTTCGGCATGGTATATATCAACGCGGGAGAATCCAATCCAAGACATATCCATCCCAACTGCGAGGAAGTGATCTTCGTGCTTTCGGGTGAATGCGACCATACGCTCGGGGACGAGGTATTTCACCTGAAGCCGGGCATGCTGCTGCGTATTCCGCAAGGTGTGCCGCATAACGCGACAGTGACGAGCTGGGAGCCGTGCCGTATGATCATTGCTTACTCGGCGGGTGACCGTCAGACCATCGGCGAATAA
- a CDS encoding carbohydrate ABC transporter permease has translation MRQLSAGGKSQVLLLVFLTISLMVIIMPILWVVLGSFKTTFEIANHPFSLPSSWKFDNLREAWELGDFKTYFLNSAFITGIGMFVVFLTACPAGYAFAQMSFPGNKLLLYLFIFGWSLPVQAIIIPVFFQLKSLGLVNTLTGITLVSVGMALPFSVFLMRNTFKDVPKELRESAYVDGAGEWRAFLYIMLPMAKPGIVALMVFTFMNIWNDFLLPLVLLISEDKYTIPLGLLSFQGNNGSNYGLIFGGTLISMIPSIIVYLIFQRQFVEGMSAGSNK, from the coding sequence ATGAGACAGCTGAGTGCCGGGGGGAAATCACAGGTTTTATTGCTGGTGTTCCTGACGATTTCGCTTATGGTTATCATCATGCCGATCCTTTGGGTGGTTCTGGGAAGCTTCAAGACCACTTTCGAAATTGCCAATCATCCGTTTTCTCTTCCATCTTCCTGGAAATTCGACAACCTGAGAGAAGCGTGGGAGCTGGGGGATTTCAAAACCTATTTTCTCAACAGCGCGTTTATCACCGGCATCGGAATGTTCGTTGTATTCCTTACTGCGTGTCCGGCGGGATATGCCTTCGCGCAGATGTCATTCCCGGGAAATAAGCTTCTATTATATTTATTCATTTTTGGATGGTCGCTGCCGGTTCAAGCCATTATCATTCCGGTCTTCTTCCAATTGAAATCCTTGGGCCTTGTCAATACACTGACGGGCATCACCCTTGTCTCGGTCGGGATGGCGCTTCCCTTCTCGGTATTTCTGATGCGCAACACGTTCAAGGACGTGCCGAAAGAGCTGCGCGAATCCGCCTATGTCGATGGAGCGGGAGAGTGGAGAGCTTTCCTGTACATCATGCTGCCGATGGCCAAGCCCGGCATTGTGGCATTAATGGTATTCACCTTTATGAATATATGGAACGACTTTTTGCTGCCGTTGGTCCTGCTGATTTCCGAGGACAAGTATACGATTCCGCTCGGGCTGCTTTCGTTCCAGGGGAACAACGGCTCGAACTACGGACTTATATTCGGCGGCACGCTGATCAGCATGATCCCAAGTATTATAGTTTACCTGATTTTTCAGCGGCAGTTTGTGGAAGGCATGTCGGCTGGGTCGAACAAATAA
- a CDS encoding carbohydrate ABC transporter permease, giving the protein MNPLPVQSAVNIRSHLQVRHWSRKAKRFAVVLSFLAPSLLLYGLFMLYPMFDAVRLSLFDWDGASPTMSYIGLDNYMNLLKDDVFMQSLFHNLVWVVISLTLVVIPTLVLAVLISKVKKGKLFFRAGFYLPSVISLAVVGVLWAKIYDPLMGPINVTLQKAGLGSLAHNWLGEQWTVLPALVIVGTWAFYGSFLILYLAGLQNIDPSLYEAAEIDGAGPVRKFLSITIPSLRYTMNVVISMVIIYAFKGFALIWIMTQGGPFYKSEVVSTYIYKSAFGMNKVSYATAGGVLLAVIVITLTILFNQWRERRE; this is encoded by the coding sequence ATGAATCCGCTGCCTGTTCAAAGTGCTGTTAATATAAGATCCCATTTGCAAGTCAGACACTGGAGCCGGAAAGCGAAACGTTTTGCGGTGGTGCTCTCCTTCTTGGCTCCTTCCTTACTCTTATACGGACTATTTATGCTCTACCCGATGTTCGATGCGGTCCGGCTTAGCTTATTCGATTGGGACGGAGCTTCCCCGACCATGTCTTATATCGGCTTGGACAACTATATGAACTTATTGAAAGACGATGTATTCATGCAATCTTTGTTCCATAACCTTGTATGGGTCGTCATCAGCCTTACCCTTGTGGTCATTCCCACTCTCGTGCTTGCGGTCTTGATCAGCAAAGTAAAAAAAGGCAAGCTGTTCTTTCGTGCAGGATTCTACCTTCCTTCCGTCATTTCACTCGCGGTGGTGGGGGTGCTCTGGGCCAAGATTTACGATCCCCTGATGGGTCCGATCAACGTCACGTTACAGAAAGCGGGCCTCGGATCTCTGGCGCATAATTGGCTGGGAGAGCAGTGGACGGTGCTGCCTGCTCTGGTAATCGTCGGAACCTGGGCGTTTTACGGGTCTTTCCTGATCTTGTACCTGGCGGGGCTGCAGAACATTGACCCTTCCTTGTACGAGGCGGCCGAGATCGACGGAGCAGGACCGGTCCGCAAGTTTCTCAGCATCACCATCCCAAGCCTGCGGTACACCATGAATGTAGTTATTAGCATGGTTATCATCTACGCCTTTAAAGGTTTTGCCCTCATCTGGATCATGACCCAAGGCGGACCGTTCTATAAAAGTGAAGTGGTCTCCACGTACATTTACAAATCAGCTTTTGGCATGAACAAAGTGAGCTATGCAACAGCAGGCGGCGTACTGTTGGCCGTTATTGTCATCACGCTGACCATTTTGTTCAATCAATGGCGGGAAAGGCGGGAATAG
- a CDS encoding ABC transporter substrate-binding protein, giving the protein MLISNLKKFMATASVSLLLVAGCSSPTGSSSNAPAENKEPAAAAAADNKQLSLLIPNFYNDTEKHQWESVVSKFKELNPGVEVTLSNGDVNTESGKLTTTLQSGVTPPDAILMNAGPGRVSILSDVGLIKPLNDWYAKNSWKDKLQPFAYQMAAVNDTIYELPHTVDAIEVYYNKDIFAKYSIPVPQTGDEFVAAMKKLKDNGVTPLNTAARTSFTVGGLFSNILESVAGRDAVEALLYGEKQWTDPEIVKAGEMLADWAKQGYIGKESMSLNLADLQLSFLDKKVAMMISPTHLISTIVDKKVEDSIGTFSMPSFISGEKTEPTGGLGYTWVVPTKAVHPGQAENWLNFIVSEDYANVVLSDPSYNLIPTSQAALNVKPAGALLAGAIQSIKARSGYNPSVFIGSEAKEAYYQNLVGLVGGLVKPQEAMGKIAEGVKKDQEAGYQLTR; this is encoded by the coding sequence ATGCTAATTAGCAACCTTAAAAAATTTATGGCGACTGCCTCCGTTTCGTTACTCTTGGTAGCCGGGTGCTCTTCACCCACGGGCTCAAGCTCCAATGCCCCAGCGGAGAATAAGGAGCCGGCCGCAGCTGCAGCCGCGGATAATAAGCAATTAAGCTTGCTGATTCCTAACTTTTACAACGATACGGAAAAGCATCAATGGGAAAGTGTAGTGAGCAAATTCAAAGAATTAAACCCTGGTGTTGAAGTGACTTTGTCTAATGGTGATGTTAACACAGAGTCAGGAAAATTGACAACAACTCTGCAATCGGGTGTTACCCCTCCTGACGCTATCCTTATGAATGCAGGACCGGGCCGTGTCAGTATTTTGTCGGATGTGGGTCTGATTAAGCCGCTCAATGACTGGTATGCCAAGAACAGCTGGAAAGACAAGCTTCAGCCGTTTGCTTATCAAATGGCGGCAGTCAACGATACAATCTATGAATTGCCCCATACCGTCGATGCGATTGAGGTCTATTACAATAAAGATATTTTTGCAAAATATTCCATTCCGGTTCCCCAAACAGGCGACGAGTTTGTAGCAGCGATGAAGAAGCTGAAAGATAACGGGGTCACCCCGCTGAATACGGCAGCCCGTACTTCGTTTACCGTTGGCGGCCTGTTCTCCAACATCTTGGAGTCCGTTGCAGGCAGAGATGCCGTGGAAGCCCTGCTGTATGGAGAGAAACAATGGACCGACCCGGAGATTGTCAAAGCGGGGGAAATGCTGGCGGATTGGGCCAAGCAGGGATACATCGGGAAAGAGTCCATGTCTCTTAATCTCGCCGATCTTCAGTTAAGCTTCCTGGACAAAAAGGTGGCTATGATGATCTCGCCTACGCATCTTATATCCACGATTGTGGACAAGAAGGTGGAAGACAGCATTGGGACGTTCTCGATGCCATCCTTTATCAGCGGGGAGAAGACAGAACCGACAGGCGGTCTCGGCTACACCTGGGTCGTTCCGACAAAAGCCGTTCACCCCGGGCAGGCTGAGAACTGGCTGAATTTCATTGTCTCCGAAGATTATGCCAACGTCGTATTGAGTGATCCGTCCTACAATCTGATTCCTACTTCCCAAGCGGCATTGAACGTCAAGCCGGCGGGTGCGCTGCTGGCAGGTGCGATTCAGTCTATCAAGGCGAGATCAGGCTACAACCCGAGCGTATTTATTGGAAGTGAAGCTAAAGAGGCCTATTACCAAAACCTGGTCGGACTTGTTGGAGGTTTGGTGAAGCCGCAGGAAGCGATGGGAAAAATCGCCGAAGGCGTCAAAAAGGATCAGGAGGCCGGTTACCAATTAACTAGATAG
- a CDS encoding cache domain-containing sensor histidine kinase, with protein MESLKGRPAAVPFIHSIFFKLLICFLLLSIVPLTLAGLLTYSNVSDLLTRKLNKDASSVLEQHSKVLTFYLNDLIRMGEISNTSPTVSDFLKNKNYDTYLRSFLPLDQVFTGIHVIRPENAGITLVNERGYVYTYGYSLNREHSGFYRFNWIPQLPPLSMEHRLTPLHDRPYSNQEPQEQVFSYVQQVFSRDLKAKGLLIIDFKRDVLESLFQSSSFADSVPGETEIGLLITNRSGQLLYPQDTGRFRPEELQNLNQAERITDLSGNVYRLVTRTNNETGLILTGYFQEDKLYEPIHRIRNSVYWIILPSIAFCLLVSFYLSHRISGPIRYLQYLMGKVGRGEFYSLFKLKRKDEIGQLGLGFNHMVGKIKELIQLVYEEQSKKRDAEVTALQSQINPHFLYNTLESINSLARKRKEPQISKMIVLLGKLLRASISTFDTMIPIWRELEYAACYLELHQIRLKKPIQYSIDIDEEIRSLFTVKWIIQPIVENAVLHGLDPIASEEVSGRIEIKGWLEQDAVYLQVRDYGVGLDTTALKELRHNLEYHSEKLTKYGEKVGILNVQSRIRLHFGEAYGLSVDSAPQQGMNVTIKLPRRFANENK; from the coding sequence GTGGAATCCTTGAAAGGAAGACCGGCAGCAGTACCCTTCATCCACTCGATTTTTTTCAAACTCCTAATCTGCTTTCTGCTGTTGTCGATCGTTCCTTTGACGTTGGCGGGGCTTCTGACCTACAGCAATGTCTCCGATTTATTGACCCGGAAATTGAATAAGGATGCCTCCTCCGTGTTAGAGCAGCATTCCAAGGTGCTGACCTTTTATCTCAACGACTTGATACGAATGGGTGAGATTTCAAATACAAGCCCCACGGTCTCCGACTTTCTGAAAAACAAGAATTACGATACCTATCTGCGTTCCTTTCTCCCGCTGGATCAAGTGTTTACCGGCATTCATGTCATCCGGCCTGAAAACGCAGGGATCACTCTGGTAAACGAGCGGGGCTATGTCTATACCTATGGTTATTCACTGAATCGGGAGCACAGCGGCTTCTACCGCTTTAATTGGATTCCGCAGCTGCCTCCGTTATCCATGGAGCACAGGCTGACCCCTCTGCACGATCGGCCATACAGTAACCAAGAACCGCAAGAGCAGGTGTTTTCTTATGTGCAGCAGGTGTTCAGCAGAGATCTGAAAGCCAAAGGCCTGCTGATTATCGATTTTAAGCGTGATGTGCTGGAAAGCTTGTTTCAAAGCTCCTCCTTTGCGGATAGCGTCCCTGGAGAAACGGAAATCGGCCTGCTGATCACCAACCGCAGCGGTCAATTGCTGTATCCCCAAGATACCGGGCGGTTTCGTCCGGAAGAGCTGCAGAACTTGAATCAGGCGGAACGGATCACCGATCTTAGCGGCAATGTGTATCGGCTGGTTACCCGGACAAACAATGAAACGGGCTTGATATTAACGGGCTACTTTCAGGAAGACAAGCTGTATGAGCCCATCCACCGTATCCGCAATTCGGTCTATTGGATCATTTTGCCGAGCATCGCCTTTTGCCTGCTGGTCTCCTTTTACCTATCCCACCGCATATCCGGCCCGATCCGCTATTTGCAGTACTTGATGGGGAAGGTGGGCCGAGGGGAGTTTTATTCTCTGTTCAAGCTAAAGCGTAAGGACGAGATCGGCCAGCTGGGGCTCGGGTTTAACCATATGGTGGGGAAGATCAAGGAGCTGATTCAGCTCGTTTATGAAGAACAAAGCAAGAAGCGTGACGCCGAAGTGACCGCGCTGCAGTCCCAGATCAACCCGCATTTCCTGTATAACACACTGGAGTCTATCAACAGTCTGGCGCGTAAGCGGAAAGAGCCGCAGATCAGTAAGATGATCGTTCTCTTAGGCAAGCTGCTGAGGGCCTCGATCAGCACGTTCGATACGATGATTCCGATCTGGAGAGAGCTGGAATACGCGGCCTGCTACCTGGAACTGCATCAAATCCGCCTGAAAAAGCCTATTCAATATTCCATCGATATCGACGAAGAGATCCGAAGCTTATTTACGGTGAAATGGATTATTCAGCCGATCGTGGAGAACGCGGTTCTGCACGGGTTGGACCCCATTGCAAGTGAAGAGGTCAGCGGACGCATTGAGATCAAAGGCTGGCTGGAGCAGGACGCCGTCTACCTGCAGGTGAGAGATTACGGTGTAGGTCTGGACACAACAGCGTTGAAGGAGCTGCGCCACAACCTGGAGTATCACTCCGAGAAGCTCACCAAGTATGGGGAGAAAGTGGGCATACTTAACGTTCAGTCACGAATCCGTCTCCACTTTGGAGAGGCGTACGGGCTGTCCGTGGACAGTGCTCCCCAGCAGGGCATGAATGTGACCATTAAACTGCCAAGGAGGTTCGCCAATGAGAACAAATAA
- a CDS encoding response regulator transcription factor, translated as MRTNKLLIVDDEWMISDSLRSMEEWKERNIEVVGTAASGREALQWVEQEDLDMILTDIHMPDMSGLELLQRLYETKPEISVILISGYEEFTYACTALRYQAKGYVTKPIDTDELFSIVDSLLDAETNKGEESGDVESPKTYHEAIVERAITYMKTNLDKPLSLKRTAEEVHLTPHYFGQVFKTVTGETFVNYLTGLRMEKACLLLKNPELKQYEICESIGYPDTKYFAKVFTKCFGMSPRDYRRDYINKSRQAKDLTQF; from the coding sequence ATGAGAACAAATAAACTGTTGATCGTGGACGATGAGTGGATGATCTCTGACAGCTTGCGCTCGATGGAGGAGTGGAAAGAGCGGAACATTGAGGTGGTCGGCACGGCGGCCAGCGGGCGGGAAGCCTTGCAGTGGGTGGAGCAGGAAGACCTGGATATGATCCTGACAGATATCCATATGCCGGACATGAGCGGTCTGGAGCTGCTGCAGCGTCTTTATGAAACCAAGCCGGAGATCAGCGTCATTCTCATCAGCGGATACGAGGAGTTTACCTATGCGTGTACCGCCCTGCGGTATCAGGCAAAAGGATATGTAACCAAGCCGATTGATACCGATGAGCTGTTCTCCATTGTGGACAGCCTTCTGGACGCGGAGACCAACAAGGGAGAAGAATCTGGCGATGTCGAATCTCCCAAAACGTATCACGAGGCCATTGTGGAACGGGCGATCACCTACATGAAAACTAACCTGGATAAGCCCCTTTCTTTAAAAAGAACGGCAGAGGAGGTTCATCTTACCCCCCATTATTTCGGACAAGTATTTAAAACGGTGACCGGAGAGACGTTTGTCAACTATCTCACAGGACTCCGTATGGAAAAGGCGTGCCTGCTGCTGAAAAACCCCGAGCTGAAGCAGTATGAAATATGCGAAAGCATAGGGTATCCGGACACCAAATATTTTGCAAAAGTGTTTACCAAATGCTTTGGCATGTCACCGCGCGATTACCGGAGAGATTATATAAACAAGAGCCGTCAGGCCAAAGATTTAACCCAATTTTAA
- a CDS encoding alpha/beta hydrolase family protein has protein sequence MRMLEMTLAALDLLVLIYFFVIGKSTSSRKITNILIGAGLLTIPVLQLLLEGYRWQLVPLYFVTLILLASILLRLFRPVPMFKKRRVLRYVSGLALSILVILSTALAAALPVMDLPKPDGADAVGTVTFDWTDRSREETLTADPGDKRELVVQVWYPAKKTSGQAQFLFPQDPQIFHNYITAFAEGLHLPAFALDYWKYARSHSFQDAPVLSSAKPYPLVIISHGLGTSRMLHASQAENLASHGYIVAAIDHTYSTAATAFSDGRITGFTTELSAEDIYDKARVIGEIWTQDVEFVLNQLESLNAGRIESNFTGKIDMNNTGIMGHSFGGATAYNAAYTIGKIKAGINMDGTLLDLDRDQLNKPFMFLQSDASAKMTEALDDPAVPEDFRERITKETQIIRHVALRGGQIIHIKGTAHFNFTDLQFYSPLIKYLGMTGSIDGYRGAYLVNRYVLDFFDKYLKGGAGELINGPHADDPEIDFQKL, from the coding sequence ATGCGTATGTTGGAAATGACCCTGGCGGCGCTGGATTTATTGGTGTTGATCTATTTTTTTGTTATTGGCAAGTCAACCTCTTCCCGCAAAATAACGAATATCCTGATTGGCGCCGGATTGCTCACGATTCCGGTGCTGCAGCTGCTTCTGGAAGGCTACCGGTGGCAGTTGGTCCCCCTTTATTTCGTCACTCTCATCCTGCTGGCAAGCATTCTGCTTAGACTATTTAGACCGGTTCCGATGTTTAAAAAACGGCGTGTTCTCCGGTATGTAAGCGGCCTTGCGCTAAGTATTCTGGTTATACTCTCTACCGCTCTGGCCGCAGCCCTGCCGGTTATGGATTTACCCAAACCGGATGGAGCGGACGCGGTGGGGACGGTTACCTTTGATTGGACCGACAGAAGCCGCGAGGAGACGCTCACCGCCGATCCGGGAGATAAACGCGAGCTCGTCGTCCAAGTATGGTACCCAGCGAAAAAAACATCCGGGCAGGCGCAGTTTCTTTTTCCCCAGGACCCGCAAATCTTTCACAATTACATAACAGCTTTTGCCGAGGGGCTTCATCTGCCAGCGTTCGCTCTGGATTACTGGAAGTATGCGCGCAGCCATTCCTTTCAAGATGCACCCGTCTTATCCTCCGCCAAACCTTATCCCTTGGTCATCATAAGCCATGGCCTGGGCACCAGCCGAATGCTTCATGCTTCGCAAGCCGAAAATCTGGCAAGCCACGGGTATATCGTAGCCGCTATCGACCATACGTACAGCACGGCGGCAACGGCATTTTCGGACGGCCGGATCACAGGGTTCACAACAGAACTCTCTGCCGAGGATATCTATGATAAGGCCCGCGTTATCGGAGAGATTTGGACTCAGGATGTGGAGTTTGTGCTGAATCAATTGGAATCGCTGAATGCGGGGCGGATCGAAAGTAATTTTACAGGCAAAATCGATATGAACAACACGGGCATCATGGGCCATTCGTTCGGCGGGGCAACCGCATATAACGCAGCTTATACGATCGGCAAAATCAAAGCCGGGATTAATATGGACGGGACGCTGTTGGATTTGGACCGGGACCAATTGAACAAGCCGTTTATGTTTTTGCAGTCCGATGCTTCTGCGAAGATGACTGAGGCCTTGGACGATCCTGCAGTTCCTGAAGATTTCAGGGAAAGAATCACCAAAGAGACGCAGATTATCCGCCATGTTGCCCTACGCGGAGGCCAAATCATTCATATCAAGGGAACGGCCCATTTTAATTTTACGGATCTGCAATTCTATTCGCCTTTGATCAAATATTTGGGCATGACCGGCAGCATTGACGGGTACAGAGGGGCTTATCTTGTGAACCGGTACGTTCTGGATTTCTTCGATAAATATTTAAAGGGAGGTGCGGGCGAGCTCATCAACGGACCTCATGCGGATGATCCGGAGATTGATTTTCAGAAGCTGTAA
- a CDS encoding stalk domain-containing protein, with protein sequence MKVLTIPCLLLISMLTFASLAGASPADKAFVTTSKQHYSNATKSILNLSADGKLTRTKYNTIYIPIKDIFAKQVDSLTWDNTKKLATITNQGKQLLINLSGKSITASENQIILPSEWVSIVNGRVSLNSYVLTFIFDRYADEYNDTEQVAAERAQWESQLSFLNIDWTDGLADKEHYMHVNVVFK encoded by the coding sequence ATGAAAGTTCTTACCATCCCATGTCTATTGTTGATTAGTATGTTAACTTTTGCTTCATTGGCCGGAGCAAGTCCTGCTGACAAAGCTTTTGTGACGACTTCTAAACAGCATTATAGTAATGCGACAAAATCTATCCTTAACCTTTCTGCCGATGGTAAGCTTACAAGAACCAAATACAACACTATTTATATCCCTATCAAAGATATATTCGCTAAACAAGTGGATTCGCTGACTTGGGATAACACCAAAAAATTAGCAACAATTACAAACCAGGGTAAGCAATTACTTATTAACTTATCTGGTAAATCAATCACTGCAAGTGAAAACCAGATTATACTACCGTCTGAATGGGTCAGTATCGTAAACGGAAGGGTTAGTCTTAACTCTTATGTGCTTACTTTTATTTTTGATCGTTATGCTGATGAATATAATGATACAGAGCAGGTTGCCGCTGAAAGAGCACAATGGGAAAGTCAATTATCTTTCCTCAATATTGATTGGACCGACGGACTTGCAGACAAAGAGCACTATATGCATGTAAACGTAGTATTTAAGTAA
- a CDS encoding DNA-binding protein yields MEGQVSFEEVYLLSENNHPLDKAFELFRSYYKLNDWIEADRVANHMQAMAESLYNNQLVQAHVFPGLQLPLRRPLVFYIGYSYLAKSIVYQKQGRYDAAREYIDKYANLDGFVGQDQDGRQEAQRFKYFAKANSYAIDLLSGKLEVLDEYNDFIKSNEEELLPGLITILEAANLNKWNIDPLLDSYIPEELETFASYEDAGNRVYYIKLLHQLSIYNLNQQRYHDTINYIIDYLSIAAKMNVDREFFTTVAMYEAVRAFTSTEQQSMYENILKGVLSDEKNINSIVYSHNIS; encoded by the coding sequence TTGGAAGGACAAGTTAGCTTCGAAGAAGTTTATTTATTGTCAGAAAACAATCATCCATTAGACAAGGCCTTTGAATTGTTCCGATCATACTACAAACTAAACGATTGGATCGAAGCTGACCGTGTTGCGAATCATATGCAGGCAATGGCTGAGAGTCTGTATAACAATCAGTTAGTACAGGCACACGTTTTTCCAGGGCTTCAATTACCGCTCCGACGGCCGCTTGTATTTTACATCGGATATAGCTATTTGGCAAAGTCTATCGTTTATCAAAAACAAGGACGTTATGATGCAGCAAGAGAGTACATAGACAAGTATGCAAACTTAGATGGATTTGTTGGTCAGGACCAGGATGGCCGACAAGAAGCTCAGCGTTTTAAATATTTTGCAAAAGCGAATTCATATGCCATAGATTTGTTATCAGGTAAACTGGAAGTTTTGGATGAATATAATGATTTTATTAAAAGTAATGAAGAAGAACTACTGCCAGGACTCATTACTATATTGGAAGCAGCCAATTTAAATAAGTGGAATATCGACCCACTGCTTGATTCTTACATTCCTGAAGAACTTGAAACATTCGCCAGTTATGAAGACGCCGGAAACCGCGTGTATTATATCAAATTACTTCATCAACTTTCCATTTACAACCTGAATCAGCAGCGGTATCACGATACGATAAATTATATTATTGATTATTTGTCAATTGCTGCTAAAATGAATGTAGATAGGGAATTTTTTACAACCGTTGCCATGTATGAGGCTGTACGAGCATTTACGAGTACGGAGCAGCAAAGTATGTACGAAAATATTTTAAAAGGAGTGCTTTCTGATGAAAAAAACATTAACAGCATTGTTTATAGCCATAACATTTCTTAG